A stretch of the Neofelis nebulosa isolate mNeoNeb1 chromosome 1, mNeoNeb1.pri, whole genome shotgun sequence genome encodes the following:
- the LOC131504748 gene encoding UDP-glucuronosyltransferase 3A2-like isoform X3, which yields MLFYGEEFLIPEKGETSYEVISWLPPEDHKKEFKKCFDFLVTEALHGREAFDNFVSLMKQLGIRCSDLLRRGDIMDFLKNENFDLVFVEALDFCSFLIAEKLGKPFVSILPTQFGSVDHGLPSPLSYVPLFRSLLTDHMDFWGRVRNFLMFIDFSIKQRQIHSTIENTIKEHFPEGSRPVLSHLLKKAELWFVNSDFALEFARPLLPNTVYVGGLLARPVKPVPQEFENFISKFGDSGFVLVALGSIVSTYQSQEVLMEMNSAFAHLSQGVIWKCKPSKWPKDVKLAANVKIVDWLPQNDLLAHPRIRLFVTHGGMNSIMEAIQHGVPMVAIPVLKEQAENMVRVEAKKFGVSIQLKQIKAETLALKMKEVIEDKRYKSAAVAASIIRRSHPLTPAQRLVGWIDHILQTGGAAHLKPHALQQPWHEQYLLDVFLFLLVVTLGTLWFCGKLLGMVTRWLCGARKLKKA from the exons aaaagggtGAAACATCATATGAAGTTATCAGTTGGCTTCCACCTGAAGatcataaaaaagaattcaagaaatgTTTTGATTTCCTTGTGACAGAAGCTTTGCATGGCAG ggaAGCATTTGACAACTTTGTATCATTAATGAAACAACTGGGAATTCGATGCAGTGATTTGCTAAGGAGAGGTGATATCAtggatttcttaaaaaatgagaactttgaCTTGGTATTTGTTGAAGCACTTGACTTCTGTTCTTTCCTCATTGCTGAGAAGCTTGGGAAGCCATTTGTGTCAATTCTTCCTACCCAATTTGGAAGTGTGGACCATGGGCTACCAAGTCCTTTGTCTTATGTTCCATTATTCCGTTCCTTGCTCACCGACCACATGGACTTCTGGGGCAGAGTGAGGAATTTTCTGATGTTCATTGATTTCTCCATAAAGCAAAGGCAAATCCATTCTACCATTGAGAACACCATCAAGGAACATTTCCCGGAAGGCTCCAGGCCAGTTTTGTCTCATCTTTTAAAGAAAGCAGAGCTGTGGTTTGTTAACTCTGACTTTGCCCTTGAATTTGCTAGGCCCCTGCTTCCCAACACTGTGTATGTTGGAGGCTTATTGGCCAGACCTGTTAAACCAGTACCACAA GAATTTGAGAATTTCATCAGCAAGTTTGGAGACTCTGGTTTTGTCCTTGTGGCCCTGGGCTCCATAGTGAGCACCTATCAGTCCCAGGAAGTTCTCATGGAGATGAACAGTGCCTTTGCTCATCTGTCTCAAGGTGTGATATGGAAATGTAAGCCATCTAAGTGGCCCAAAGACGTCAAATTGGCAGCAAATGTGAAAATTGTGGACTGGCTTCCTCAGAATGACCTCTTGG CTCACCCACGCATCCGTCTTTTTGTCACTCATGGTGGGATGAATAGCATAATGGAGGCCATCCAACATGGTGTACCCATGGTAGCGATTCCTGTCCTTAAAGAACAGGCTGAAAACATGGTCCGAGTAGAAGCCAAAAAGTTTGGTGTCTCTATCCAGCTAAAGCAGATCAAGGCAGAGACATTGGCTCTGAAGATGAAGGAAGTCATAGAAGACAAGAG GTACAAGTCAGCAGCGGTGGCCGCCAGCATCATCAGGCGCTCCCACCCCCTGACCCCTGCCCAGAGGCTGGTGGGCTGGATCGACCACATCCTCCAGACAGGGGGTGCGGCCCACCTCAAGCCCCATGCCCTGCAGCAGCCGTGGCATGAGCAGTACCTGCTGGACGTCTTCTTGTTCCTGCTGGTGGTCACCCTGGGCACCCTGTGGTTCTGCGGGAAGCTGCTGGGCATGGTGACCAGGTGGCTGTGTGGGGCCAGGAAGCTGAAGAAGGCCTGA